A segment of the Malaclemys terrapin pileata isolate rMalTer1 chromosome 1, rMalTer1.hap1, whole genome shotgun sequence genome:
GTTGGCATCTTTCATTCCACTTAAATGATTGATTAAATGCTTAATCTAGAATAGAAAGCAGTGCCACTCAGTAGTACAGCTGGCAAGAGATATTGCCTCCTTTTATCTTGGAGAGTCACCACAGGTTACTGTCACAGTGACACATAGAAACTGGTTCCTAAGTTTAGCTCTCCCAAACTATCTGCATCTAATTAGCCAACAATACTATAATGACAAATATTTCTATCATGCCAGTATATTACATGTAATTAGTTTAAAGTCTTCTGTATTTTAAAACCTACTAATAATTCTACTATTGGAATAATGACTTAAAACTAAAACCACTCAAGAGGCTAAATCTTTGGCCATTCTAAACGTTGAGCCTAACTTTCCACAGACTTGGACTATAGAAGCAAAAATACAACCGTCTTGTCTTATTATTCTATTTATAGACTCTGTTTCCTCTAAAAAGGTGAGACGACATACAAGGTGTTGGAAGCCCTCCACAAAAATGAGGACTTTGGGGAATTGAATGTTTACAGGAATATATTGAGCTTGTGTATTCTCTAGACAATATCAAACACTATTAacttttgttatttgtttattaTCCACATGGGGGATATTAGCAGTAAAAATATTTGATAACAAAGGTAAGAAATGAGATCACTAAAGTTCTGATCCATGGTGTTTGGTTTGCATGTCTGGACCCCAATACCTGTGTGGAGccacattgactttagtgaggctCTCTGCAGAGGTAATGGTCTTTCCACATGGATCaacatgcaggatcagggcctaaaaggaactccctcccctccccctgttgcAGTGCATTACTAGTAACAAACAAAGAATACCATATACAGGTTGTCTAGAAAGTGTTCAACTGTCTTCATGGTGCAGTCATGTATACTAAGAATTCAGAAGTATTCTTGCAAGCTAGGGAATTGTCAGTAGATTTCCCACTTGCCACAGTAGTATAAATTTAGAAATAATATTAGATTCAGGCAGTTTGGTCATGCTGGCCTTGTCAATGATTAATATGTGTTTTTCTCTCTAGCCGTCTTCCTAAAGCTTGTGACATATGGGATAAGATTCTGCTGGACCATCCAACTGACATGCTAGCTCTAAAATTTGCCCATGACACTTATTTTTATCTGGGATATCAAACACAGATGCGAGACTCTGTTGCCCGGGTATATCCCCACTGGACACCTAATATTCCACTTAGTAGGTATGCAAGAGTTGATCTTCGGATGATGTCTGTGGATCTCTACTTCTGGTGTGCATGTGCTTTGTATGCATAAATTCAGATGTCTCTGGCCAGCAGTGTCTGTAGGAGCAGCACACAAACCCTGATTGTTCCTGTAATCTCTTATCTGAGGACAGATAAGGGAGTTGTAAATAACCAACCTGGCTTTAAAAATATGCACATAAGAATTAACATCTCTTCTTGCTTTCCTACTCACCCACTGTTCAATTGTTTTTAACTGAGCTGTTTCTTTGAATGTCCTCAATGTTTTTCCACTCATGGAATGTGCCAGCCGGTACAGCCTAGATGGTGAAACCTTCTCATAGCATTTCCAGATAGAACCACTCATGTgcccttcctctccttcccctcagtgtTCCAGAACATTCTGAGGGGGAGGATATAAAAAGATGCATGGTGCTTTgtgctgcctcagttccttccaaccgTAGCAACAGAAGGACATGAACCTCTTCAGATTCCTTGTATCCACAGCTCGCTAACTAGTTTCCTAGCTTAATTTAGTTACTGTTTTTTAGGGAGTTAGTCTTAAATTAGGTTAGTTAGAGTAAATTTATACGTTTTCTGTAAATTGTTAGTATAATCCTAGATATGTCTTTGGTGCCATCTACTAGTTCTGTAGCAGGTCAGAAGCTAAAgaggcttccattgacttcactggggtcagGTAAATTGCAGGACTTCAGAAGAGAGAAGCAGAGCTGAGAGGGAAATGCAGTCCTGGGATACAGTTGTAATTGTTATCCAATAGAAAATCAATAGTACTCTATATCTTACAAAGGTCTGTGATTTTATAGTTGGCACAACACATGAATACATGTCTTCTCAGTGTTTGCTGGGAAAGAGAAAGTTGGTCATTTCCTGCATATGCTAATTTTTGTAGGAGAAAACAATTAGATTCTGCgctctttttccttcttccacTATTTGGTATTACACTGTTAGTAGTAAGtgttattttgtattaaattattttaatgtgttttgtaATATTAGCTTCATCTGCTTACTGCTAAATGGGTTTTTCTTGTTGTTTAGCTATGTGAAAGGCATTTTCTCTTTTGGACTGATGGAAACTAACCTTTTTGATCATGCTGAAAAGCTAGCCAGTGAGGTAAGCTGGACATCATTGGTACTAAAAGGTTTtaaattattattcttatttagtATGCAAATGTTTGTTTGCGAGAGATGGTTTATGACCATTTAAAATTAACTAAACAAAAGTAAGCAACTGTACTGAAATTCATAACTATTCTTGTGCTACATCTTCATAATAATGACTTTGCTATTATAGGTGTTAGCTTTTAAAAACTCAGAAAAGGagatttctcctttttcttcagtttttgctggcttttttaattcaagattggtgggggagaggaagaatgAGAGTGGAGATCAGAAAGAATCTTGCTACGCAAGCTGGAGAGACTAAAATGGAAACTTGTCATTGAGAAATACAGCATATATGAGACCTGTGTCCACTTGCCATCAAATCTTAGTGGAGGTCACAGAATATCAGCAGTACAGTAGGTTAACCTGATGAGCAACTTGTATAATGCCTTGGTAAATTGGATATACCTCATTCATGCTTTATAAAGATGATCTCATTATTTGCAGTGGGAATGAAAAGCTGGCAACATATCCGTATGACAAAGGGTCCCTGTAATTTGAGAAACCTATGTAAAGTATAGCACAAATAGAATCAGTTGACACCTTGGTGTATTTTCAAAGGTTCATTTTTTTGCCAAACTGCTTTTACGTGTCAGATTGCTGAaagtaataacaaaaattaaatcttttattttatattaaattgtcAATAATTGAAATTGGGGAAAATTTTTACAGATGAGTGGGAATTGTTGGAATGGTAAAGATACATGTATCTGATATTCAGAAGCTAGCGAAGCCTTTGTTCTTGTTATAGGAAAAGTGGTTAACTGCAAGgaattgtattattattttcttttaaagcaagTGATCAGCTCATATGCTCACCATATGGATGGTGTGGGGATGGCTTTGTGCTGGCCACGTGACTCTTCTGAGGCTGAAGTGTAAGGAGAGTTTGTAGGATGAAGTGTAATTTGGTGGTCTTGATTAAGGCCTTCATTCTCTAAAACTACTGTGTAATTCTTAATCATTGTTAAGCAGATGCCAACAAGTGAACTCCAGTAAACGTTTTTCCCGTTTCTGCTGAAACCAGTCTCACAGGATATGATTGAAGTTATTAGCAAGGATATACTTAATACCTATTGTACCTGAGAAAATAGTCTTCAATTTCTGTACTAGTGACAGTATGTACAGCTATTTGTAATCTACCCAGTACACATCATGGTGTTTTCTCTTTTCCCACCATCAGGCTTTAGCTATAAACCAGTCAGATGCATGGTCTGTCCATACCATAGCACACATAAATGAAATGAAAGCAGACCTGAAGAATGGGTTGACATTTATGAAGCAAACTGAAAACAACTGGAAGGTAAATTTCCTTAACAGTTCCTCTGAAATTGCTGGCTGTGGGGTTTTTCCCCTCCCACTGAATACTAGTGATTCCTCTTTATGTGCTTTTCATCAGATCTAGTACAAAATTCACAGGAATACTTTCACAAAGAAGAGGAAGCTGCTGCTTCAGTGTGGAACCTTTTTTCGTGGCACTTGGGAAACAGGCAGAAAATACAACCACAGTTCCACGTTTCAGAAATTCACTCTTGGTATTAATCATGAAAAAATTAGCCTCAGCACTTATGGCTGAGATTGGTaatgcacaattaaaaaaaaaattagctaccCCTCCTCCCTCGATATTTCTATTTTCTTGGCCCGGATAAAGACACTTAAAGGAaatagatgaaatcctggcctcattgaagtcaatacaagttttgccattgacatctaTGGAAGTCAAGATTTCCAGCACGCCTAAGAGAATGGAAAATTATTTACCTGTAATTCTACTTCCCTGAAGGCACCATTCACAAAGGATTCTCACTTCTGATTTCGCCCTAACAGAAAACCAGGAGTAAGAATCCTGTGTAAGATGTTGCCAGAAAACAAAAACTGAGAACTGCTTTTTCATTGTAAAGACTTGATGTAGAATTCTAAGATTTCTAATTCAGCCATTCAGAATTTGTCCTGAGATGAAACATTGCAGAcaaggggccaaattctcctctttcacaccagtgtaaatctgagaGTTTGTCTGCATGGAGATCTCAGAAAAATTAATCTgcattaactaaaggtgtgaatttaaaatggattagttaaactgcattaaatgcCTGTATGGACACTCTCAAAGTGGTCTTAATTTGGTTCAGTTTAATTTACTTTTGAAGAGAATTAAGATCAACTGAATttcttttgccattgacttcagtgggatcagcaTTTCTATCCTCTCCTCAATTCATCTTATTTTACCTAGAAATATTGTGGTAAATCCTGGTCTTCAACCAGTGTctgatcttacatataaaatgttttacaatTCATAAGCACAAGAAGATTAGACATTTTAAGTCTTAAAGAGACATGGCCAATGTTGGTAGGTCAAACATTTTACATCCCACTTGTGATTTGGATCTTGAGCAATGACCGCCCTGCAGCATTAAGCAGGGGGATGTTTGGCTGGCAGGCCGAGTGAGAGTGAAGGGAATAGTGCTTtatgactgggggtgggggaggggatagatgaaaactgctgcaaaaggggcagAGTGGTCACTGACCCATCCCCTGGGAATGCAGGATTTGAAAAGGGGCAGCACGGTGCTGCGAGCCTTTTACACAGACCAAGGCTGAAGCAGGACCCACCCTCCCTCTCTTTTAGGTgaaaaataccaggtttggtcagtgcctgctgtgggcattatgcTAACTGCCCCATTTTTAGAGGGGctgagaaggaatttttcccttaccaccatattggcttgggtgcagttgggttttttttcgcCTTCCCGGCAGTGGGTTCAGGaagggctctgttcatgcatgACATGACGGGCGGTAGGCCGTATGTCGCAACTCATTATTTAAATGtagggcagatgtccagtgcaggtactctgtAGGGAAGGTATACactgaccagataaatggcttggaaaaggacttaaaaagaggtgttcaGTAAAGAAATTAACAGGGGGCGGTTGAGGACTCCTACGATTGGCATGGCAGGGCCTTATACCTTTTGCTGTTATTTGATTCTTATACAGTATTCATCTGGCACAGGTCTAGTCCAGTGCGCCTTTTGGACACTCAACAGATTGCTGTGGGAGAGGTCCAGACAGTGAATTCCCCCTCTTTGTTTAGCTTCCCTTGGTCTCAATAGGCTGCAGCAGTGTTTCCCCTCTTTGGACACATTTCCTGAGCACCAACTCTCAGTCTGTTACCTCTTTGTGGAAACGAAGCCCCAAAGGCCACTTGACTTATGCCCCCAAGACCACCACTGACCTCCAGAGTATCCCCCTAGCTTAAGCACACCCTTTCCCAGAACTCCTTCCGAAAATGGGAACCTTCAGACCCCTCTTCAAGGGGCTATGTGGTAGGTGTAATCGCTTAACACACAAACAGGCAGACACTTTGCATACTGTCCCTCCAAGCACTAGAGAGTTCCACTATACACAAGGAGCAGAGTTGTATAAAAACGGTCTAAAAtgtttttgggttgttttttgaaGTTAGAAATATTAGGAATATCACGATTGGAACTATAAACAGAAATCTTTCTGAGTGCTCATTCAAAGTTCAGGGATGTCATTTTAGAAAGGGCTTTTTAAATTCCCCCTTGCAGAATGACTttaacagaacaacaacaaaaaaccccaaacaaacaagaaCACCCTAAAAATGTAACAATAGACAATTTGAggaacattttcagaagcacctaagtgacttaggggcCTACGTGCTAGTTCACTTTTGGAAATAGGACGTAGGTGCCtacatcacttaggtgcttttgaaaatttaccttCTATCCTCCCCAGGAAGAGAGGTGTAGATTTTGCATGAACTTTCTTGCTGGTTAGTTTTATTTTGACCAACACATTCAGGAGCTGCGTGGCtctgtattttattgttttattctcTTCACCCAAACTGTTCCACTAATGAAATAAAGCAGTTTgccctttttttccttcctctgaatTAGAGCAGCCCACAGGACTGCACTGCCTTGGGCAATTACAGTTTAATTGTGTATGACACTCATAATTGGCAGCACTAAGCAGCTATGTTTTATTCATGGAGGGGGACCCAATAATCTTACCTGCATGACATTTGAGACAGATTATTGTATAGGCCGAATTTAGTAATGTCATTTTTATGTCAGACGCGTAACCATCTGACTCAGTAATCCTTTTGCAGCTTAATATTAAACAAGTGATGATAAACTACTGGCTTATGTAAATATCATAAAATGCTGACATCCTGAGAACACGGGTGCTTCTCAGAGGTTAATATTGCAGTGGTCACCTCTTAAATGAGCACATTGTCCTCCTTGTGATAAGATGAATTTTAaccgccctgctgtgcaggaaTAGGGGGGGTTAGAgtctttgtgatttttttgtgcTTATTTGAGTTATCCTAGATGTATTGTTGACGCAGATTCTTGGCTGTTACACTGGTGGAAGCCTGCTGTTTCCAATGGGTTTGTGCCAGTGTGATGGAGAGGAGTATTTGACCTTATGCTGTCAGCTTGTGGCTGGACAGAAAGGTGTGAAATTAGTCCTGTCAGTTTGGAGGTTTTCCAATAAAGATGTTGCAGAATGAGGTAGAGTCTGAGTCAAAatgcagttctgctctgaaaagtggctCTGTAGAACTTGTATTGTGAGATTCCATATTTGTGTGTCTCTACCCACAAGGAGCAAGTGTATTGAATAAGAGGGTTCCAtagttagttttcagaatggaacaaTCGTGTATGCTCCTTGGTTCCAATATCCACTGATCTATTATGCCCTCTGATTTATTGCAGGAGAAGAGTGCCATATAAAATCAGCTGGAATATGAGTTTATATtggaagtaaaatattttttctctcttctcaggACTGTGACATGCTTGCTTGCCATAATTACTGGCACTGGGCTTTGTATTTCATTGAAAAGGTAGGAGCACACTTCTACATCTATATGCTGTATGCTCCAGGTGGATGAATAATCTCATATTAGCAGGCAGTCCTGAGCAAAAGGGTATGGACTGCTTTATTCCCTTCTTAATATTTGGATGTATTTATGAATATACTGCAGTATAATTTGTGGTGTTTGGTGCTTTACTAaagtgttttcaaaagtgatattttagaaggaaaaaatctAAAATAATCTGTACGGGAATGTAGAGAAATTACTGAGCTGAGACAATTAAATATTACATTAAAAGCAAATTCACTAATTTTGTGATAGAAAACCCAGTTCTGTAGTCTTTGCatatgcaaaattcccattgaattcaatacaAAGTTTGCCAGCAAAAAGAACGTAAGGGGCTGGAGTTTGCAAAAATTACCTGAGACTGACCAATAGGGCCATTTATGTTAAAGAATCAGAGATTTTATGTTGTTAAATTCTCCCTATTAAAAGTATTTCAGATGTATTGAAATcttttacaaacatttttctaTCGAGCGTATTGGATTGCAATACGTACTATGTTTTTATGCAGGATGATTTCGGGAGCTCTTTTTTCAGATACTGAGATTAGATAttgggaagaagaagaaataagcCAGTCACTTATGGACACTGGGAAAAGTTTACAACTAGCAATAATCATGCCTCAGATTAACCTCATTGGCTATGATACTGTATCCTAAAGGTCATCACACAATCCTCCTTTGCTTTTACAGGGTGATTATGAAGCGGCTTTGACAATTTATGACAATCATGTGAGTATAAAtcaattttgttttaatgaaaagaCGTTCCAATGAGAGAGAGTGCACCTGCCTCATTCTTCATATGACacaaaatatataaaagtgtgataccattttctggttttatttttaagtgtttaaTTGGCATTTTAGAGAAATTATTCAACTCAACTGGGAAAATTACATACAAGTTATACAGGTCATCCTACACCAGTGCTAAAAAAACCCTTTATATCACAccaacttatttttattttgttcagaCCACATTTTAGAAACTACTAATTTTTTTAGTGTTTTCCAATTATTTGTATTGGTACCACTTTTATACCCTGTTGTCTTAGTTGCTATGAAGAGGCCTTAAGGGCACCAGAAGAAAATAtagataattttttaaagtttaacatTTTGTAAAATAGTTTTTGTATAGGTCTAAGGTATCATGACTAAGACTGGATCTCACAGATTAACTACCAAGCCAGTTACTAGTTTGGCTCCAACTTCCTTTGTCAGGTCTTTTCCTTTTTGGGTGACTTGTTAAAGTTCTCTCCTGCTTGAACTTTAGAGgaatttttctaaaataattcACAGTAAATTAACTAGGAGTCAGCATAACAAGTCTGTTTTGGTGTTAAACTTTACAAAAATACCTTGTCCTACCTAGTAACTGTTGCAAAGTATAGTAGAACTTATGGCTCCATTTTGGGAAAGCAGAGCTCATAGGAAAAAGCAGTTTTCACACTCACTGTATTTGATTTTATAAAtgggaaaacagagagaaaataataTGAATATTATGTGTGGATTGTTCTATTTCTGAAAGATGTGATTAGGTTTGTAACAAAATAGCTCTATCTGGAAGAGTAAAGAGACAGAATTAATTTTGAACTGTCATAGTAAGTTTGACTCTCAAATTAACTTCCCACCTAAATATATGTAATGCAGTTTAAGAATGCTTTCTGATTGCAGATTGCTCCCAGATGCATGTCCAGTGGAAGTATGCTAGATGTAGTAGATAACTGCTCCATGCTGTACCGGCTTCAGTTGGAAGGTAAAGAACTGTTGTACTTGTGCTTCTTAAAATAGTAAGATAAAACTCCTCCTTGTGCTCCAACATGCAGAAGAAGATTTACAAAAATATATAGAGCAACTCTGAGCAGTGGGTTATTTTAGAGAATAAATACTTGAAAGAGCTGCTGTTCTTGGGAGCTGAGTTTTAAGTTTCTATTAACATGCATTACCATTATTTCTCCCTAGAGTTTATTACTTTCCTGTGAGTACAGAGTTCCATTCAACTAAGTTAACATAGATcacgtttttctttttttggcaaaTTTCACTTTCTCTGTCCCCAGAGATCTGTTTTTCAGCCTCAGTTTAAAAGGTCATACATATAAACTGTTAAACGGCTATTGGCTGCTCTTATAGTCAATATCAAGCCAACACTAATAtttagttcttaattttgatatttGAAATAAGTAGTCCACTGTAGGTATTGCATTATTCGAACAGTTCCATGAGACTAAATATACAGCCAGCAGAGTTTTTACTTTCTAAAGTGAAGATGAAGTTAGAGTTCCAGAAAAAAATACTAGTTCCTAAATTGTAAATAATAATTTTCACAGAACTCTGCTACAGCCAGTCATGCTGCACATATTTATATATGCAGTCCAGTATTAGTAATCAAATGCCACAGACAGATCCAGAATGACAACTGTGGGCATTATCCTCCTTCATCTGTGTTCGGGGGAAGTCATCTATCCCATGAACCTTATCTAAAGGGGTACAGGACATCAGTGACCGAAGGTGGTTTTGGAGATAAGCAATAAAGTACTTGCTCAAAAGTGGGAGATACGACACTGAGTGCTAGTTACAAAGTCTGCTGCGTTGAGAGGTGCTTTTTAAAGCTTACAAGGCTGAATGAAACTGGAAATATATGCTAAAGAAATTGCTTTGCAGTGGAGTCTTATTTTAAATCACGTATTTTACTCCTAGGTGTAAAGGTAGGAGACAGGTGGAATGAAGTTATCCAACTCACAAAGAAACACTCCAAAGATCATGTTCTGTTTTTCAATGATGTCCACATTCTCATGTCTTCGCTAGGAGCCAAAGACCACAAAACCACCAATGAGCTCTTAACAACTCTTCAGGAACTTGCCAAGTAAGCAAGTGAATTAAAATGttgttctgaataaatattttcccattaCAAGGTTTATTAGTATTATAATTAATTGCTTCCAGTTTGCTAGGTaccataatatttttttttttttggtttaggcTGTTATAACTTGAACTCTGGTTTCAGCAGGGTGTTGTCTCTGAAGTTATACAATAAGGATTTCCTAATGGTTACTTTTTACCGTGAGTGTGTGTAATTGTCTAGAGTGTGTATTTAATCTTGTCAGAGAACAGCATCCTCATCCCAGCACTGTAGGTTTTTTGCTTTGAGTGGTTGTGGCATCTTAACCTGTAAACAGGGTTGTTTTCCTTACAATGGTATATACTAGGGATGTAAGTGTTCATTGCTGAACAGAGGCATTTCTCTTGTAAAGTAGTGAACAAACTTTACAAAATAAGCCAACTACCTATAAGGGCCCTTTTTGCTCTGCTGCATCAATTTAAAACATTGTTCTGTATTCATTACCAGATATCTATAAAGTGTCCATATTGATAATCCTATATTTGCTATAGGTATACAACAAATTATCATTTTTACATGAAATGGAGTTTAAACTGCTGCCAAAATAATTTTGCTAAGATTTGGCAGTTTGATTCTTCAAtactaattttaatatttttgtatttcatcaaaatagaaaaatatttatcaCGTCCTTGTTTatgtatggaaaaaaaaatatttcttgctCTTATTTTGCTATTGATCACCATCACAGGCAGTATGAGAATGACAATCCACTCTTACATTTTTCCCGATTTTGTTTTATGTACACAAATTTTCGATGGGTGAAACTGATTTCCCTTCATTCTTCAGTGTACAATCTGAGCCAATTGGTGCTTTTTACTTCTTACCTTTTGGGGCCAGATGCAAGACATTTGTGGCATAAAGGTACCTCAGAACACTTTGAAATGGACAGGACTAGCAAATAGGTAGCCACCTACAATGGCAGCTGTTTTCACTTACAAAAAAAAGGGAGAGCATGTGATTTGTCTTTCAGTTTGCAGAAGAGTAGAGTATTCTGgagggagaaaaacaacaaccctcccccaccctaaACACAGCTTACTAAAAATAGAGATGGTTTATACATAGCATTAGAAAAATGATAGGGCCTTTATATTatggt
Coding sequences within it:
- the LOC128842499 gene encoding tetratricopeptide repeat protein 38-like — encoded protein: MLPLRDCKAWQDAGLALSTTSNEACKMFDATLTQYATWTNDKSLGGIEGSLSKLHAADPTFTMGHVIANGLVLIGTGSSVRLDKELDGAMKKMMALSESQPLTEREKLHVSALDMFASGRLPKACDIWDKILLDHPTDMLALKFAHDTYFYLGYQTQMRDSVARVYPHWTPNIPLSSYVKGIFSFGLMETNLFDHAEKLASEALAINQSDAWSVHTIAHINEMKADLKNGLTFMKQTENNWKDCDMLACHNYWHWALYFIEKGDYEAALTIYDNHIAPRCMSSGSMLDVVDNCSMLYRLQLEGVKVGDRWNEVIQLTKKHSKDHVLFFNDVHILMSSLGAKDHKTTNELLTTLQELAKAPGEDHELELAPKLGLPLCQALIEFDNGNYDKTVELLYPIRYQLLQIGGSNAQRDVFNQLLIHAALNCKSKAHQNMARCLLTERDGLRPNSPLTERLIRKASAVHAMG